CTAGAGGGAGGGAAATGGgctgtgttgttgttcagtcatttttttagacctttctgattctttatgacaccatttgtgattttcttggcaaaaacactacatggttttccttttccttctccagttagttcattttacagatgaggaaactgaggcaaacaggtaagTGAAttacccatgatcacacagctaataagtgtctgaggccatatttgaatttaggaagatgagtcctcctgacttcaggtttggCACTACTGCACCACTATGTTCCCCACATAGAGAATGGGCTACATGCCTCCTTGGAAGGTGATGGTCTGCCCAATGATTCTACATACTGGTCTCAGTTCATGGTGTAATATAGGAAACAATGATAGAATTGGAAAATATAAGGATtagaaatctaaaaaaatttgggaaagaaCATTAAGGTTTTCATAATCTACAACTTGCTATTTTCTGACAAGCTATTTACtgataaattataataaagttaaaTGTAGTTTAAATCATAAAAAGGATTTTCACTTTTGATATTATATTGGGTTTCATCAATACTTGTGGCCACTAAGGACTTTAAAATCTCCTTTTTATAATTGATTACCCCAAGTCTTAACTTTTACTTCACATAAATGTTGGTCTTTGAACAgttatctctttctgtctccttaaTTCTTTGTTCCCAAGAGTCATCTAATATTATAATCAATTACTGGCATTCTCAATTTTTAATAATACTGGATTATGATAGGGAAATCATAAAGCTcttagatctagagttggaaaggacctatGAAGCCATCTATTGTAACCCTTTTAATTAagagaaaaagacattttaagcctaaaagttaaaaaaaaattgtccaacCTCAGATAGGTAGaaatagaggtgggatttgaacccagaacttttgTAGAACCGATGTTCTCACCACGAGACCTTAATTAAACCCACCTCTCAGCTACAAATCATAAATAATATCACAAAATGATTTcatatctaaaaccaagaatttTAAATAGGGACTTTTGCTTCTTAATTGTTTGCTTTAGCTTCACCAGTTGCAAATGATCAACCCTTACACTTATATTATACGTGTGGCCTCCTTTGAGTCCTTCTAACATTGCAATGACTGATGTGTCTGTTTTCTGGATGATGCTCAGGTTGTGAATCTGGAAGGCAGTGGGATCGTCTTCTCTGTACACCAAAGCTTGATATACTCGGATATTCCCATTAGGTTCTGACGGAGGAAGGAAAGTAAGCTGGAATTTTGTGACTTCATCAGGAATCTTCTGAAATGTCATGTTGTTCGGTGGATCTTTAGGCACTAGAAATCAAACAAATTGCTTTTAGTAGTCTTCAGTTTTTCCCCCAGGTCAATTTCTACACTACTTTTAaatttcactcttttcatttaATTGTTGTGTTTATGAATATAGTATACAattagacatatacatatatccacatatatattttctgatttttatttttaccaatttctCCAACTGCAGCTATGCTCATCACCTTCTTTTCAATTCGGTCCCAGAGATTTGACTAGAGCTGGACAccagacttgcccagggtctcacttccagtatatatcagaggcagtACTTGATCCCAGATCTCAATGACCCTGAGGCTAGTCCTTTGTCTCCTAAACCTAGATGCTCTTTACAGATTTAGAACgcttttattttatatcaaaactttattttaagaGATGTGCTGGAAGTacgtatttatatattttatatttatatttttaaaatgtttatgtgGATTGActcaaaaggagaaaatcaaCTGGAAAGTTTAATTCAAGGAACACTTTTCAATTGTCTTACCAGATTCTAATGTGGTAACGATCACTTGAGCACTTGCTTTGCCATCTCCATAGGCTGAACTGATGTTTCCAGTAAATGCAGTGATTATTACAGAATACCTCGTAAATACTTTTAAATCTGTAATCTCTAGAGTTTTATTGTCCTCATTTGCCTTGatgaaagaaatattatattcatCGCTATCTACCTATAAGGGAAAAAAGGACTAATGAAAAGACACATCCCATGAAATTGATATGGATAATCTGCAAGCATATAGATTCTATGTGAATTGCtttcttataatttatatttctgcaGTGGATCATTCCAGACAATTCCTCTAGCTAGAGGTCTTTGTTTAGTGGGGAAGTGAATATcgcaatatataaaaatgagaaaaaatagcaATATAATCAACGTGATGGCTACTCTCTATCCAAAGTTTAtagcacacacacataaataactACAAAGAAATAGATATATACGTGGATGGTTATTTTAAGACATGATCAGGTAGCAATACAGTAGTTTCCCCAATGGGTCAGAATTGTATAAAATACAGCTGCTAAAGTGTTAGGATAGCTCAAGCATCCTCTTCCTTTGACAGATGTGCCTTTCCAGTCCCGCTGAGAATTAACCTTAACTAAAGTTCTGATGTACTAAGCAGACATTCATTTCCGGAGATGACCATCAAGAGACAAAGTATGATACTGTGCCTTGCTTAGGAACATGGCATTGAATCACAGGAAGGCTATAAATGCCAATGgctaccaccccacccccaacacccaagtttgcaaagcaatttatgTTGTGTTTGATTTACTCTTCCAAATCTTGTTCTTTTCTAACTGTCTTTGTTTCTCAGGCTAAAATCTAAATACACTGCAGGAGAAAACAGCAAAAATTGTGTGCTAGTAATTTCCTCTCCTAGGAGGAAAGGGACAAAAAAGGTCTTTTGAAATTGAGATTTTGAGATGAGACTAATTGACTAATAATTGACTAATGACAGGGGTTTGTAATTCCTGGTGACAAGATGCtggtaatatcttttttttttttccatagaagGAGGAAGGACTTCCATATGTAGAAGAACTAAATGTGGAATTTCATTCATAGAGGAACCTCCCAGATAAGGAAACACTTTCTACTAATTCAGGTTGTCACTTTCTCTTTAACtcataatcttagagaattgcttagatCATTGAGAAGTTGGctcatccagagtcacacatccagtatgtgtcagagatttgaacttgagttttcctAGCTTCAAAACCAATTCTTTCTCCCATAAGTCAAGTTGCTCCTTGGCTTTGCGtgcctgtctttctctccctgatACTTCCTATCATAACttttaatgataaattaataAGGAGCCTCAAAAGCTAAGCATGTGCTAACTTAAAAGTGTTttgaaagtaaaaacaaactttatcttggtgtatgctTGCTCATCATGTGTCAGCCCTCTTCAGTTGAAGAATTGATCTCCACCTCTTACCAGTCCTGTTATAGTCTTCTCCAGATATCTAGGATTCTCTCCCATGATCCAAACTATTCAACTCACTGTTTAGCCTTTTCCTCTAGGTTACTTTTTATCATCATCCTCAGGGACATCAGTATTTAAGttaaatattgcttttaaaatCCCAGCTTCCTATTTCCTCAAACTCCTCAAAATCTTTAGTATGGGTTCATCTCCACCTaggagcttcttgaaggcaggcatCTTGGGTCacttggcacaaagtaagggcttaataaatgcttgttaacttcaTATGATTTCTACTTATCAATCACTCTAAATTGCTCAGGAGTTCACATTTTTGACATTCGAAATACCAGC
The window above is part of the Gracilinanus agilis isolate LMUSP501 unplaced genomic scaffold, AgileGrace unplaced_scaffold32475, whole genome shotgun sequence genome. Proteins encoded here:
- the LOC123254784 gene encoding phosphatidylinositol phosphatase PTPRQ-like, which gives rise to VDSDEYNISFIKANEDNKTLEITDLKVFTRYSVIITAFTGNISSAYGDGKASAQVIVTTLESVPKDPPNNMTFQKIPDEVTKFQLTFLPPSEPNGNIRVYQALVYREDDPTAFQIHNLSIIQKTDTSVIAMLEGLKGGHTYNISVYAVNGAGAGPKAQMRITMDIK